The Xenopus tropicalis strain Nigerian chromosome 7, UCB_Xtro_10.0, whole genome shotgun sequence genome includes a region encoding these proteins:
- the kcnj1 gene encoding ATP-sensitive inward rectifier potassium channel 1: MLSYVRKKLNLHLAERQRRRSRLVSKDGRCNIEFGNVEEQSRVAFLADIWTTILDLKWRYKMTVFISAFLGSWFLFGLLWYAVAYLHKDLPEFNPSVNHTPCVENINGLTSSFLFSLETQVTIGYGFRCVTEQCATAIFLLVVQSILGVIINSFMCGAILAKISRPKKRAKTITFSKNAVISKRGGKLCLLIRVANLRKSLLIGSHIYGKLLKTTVTPEGETIILDQVNIEFTVDAGSENLFFVSPLTIYHIIDKDSPFFEMSAETLLQHDFELVVFLDGTVESTSATCQVRTSFIPDEVLWGYRFAPLVSKTKEGKYRVDFSNFSKTLEVETPHCAFCLQNEKDAREKSKKGYDNPGFALSEPPETIDTKM, translated from the coding sequence ATGTTGTCTTACGTTCGGAAGAAATTAAACTTGCATCTGGCAGAGCGCCAACGACGTAGAAGTCGCCTCGTATCTAAGGATGGCAGGTGTAATATAGAATTTGGAAATGTGGAAGAGCAATCAAGAGTGGCATTCTTAGCTGATATTTGGACCACAATCTTAGACCTCAAATGGAGGTACAAAATGACAGTTTTTATTTCTGCCTTTTTAGGGAGCTGGTTCCTTTTTGGCCTATTGTGGTATGCTGTGGCTTATTTACACAAAGACCTTCCAGAATTTAATCCTTCTGTAAATCACACACCCTGTGTGGAAAACATAAATGGCTTGACCTCCTCTTTTCTATTCTCTTTGGAAACTCAGGTGACAATCGGGTATGGATTTCGTTGTGTGACTGAGCAATGTGCCACAGCAATATTTTTACTGGTGGTTCAGTCAATTCTGGGGGTAATAATTAACTCATTTATGTGTGGAGCTATTCTTGCTAAGATTTCAAGACCCAAAAAAAGAGCTAAAACCATCACCTTTAGCAAAAATGCAGTAATAAGCAAGAGAGGAGGAAAACTCTGTCTTCTTATCAGAGTGGCAAATCTCAGAAAGAGTCTGCTAATTGGGAGTCATATTTATGGAAAGCTGTTAAAAACTACTGTGACTCCAGAAGGAGAGACAATCATACTAGATCAAGTCAACATTGAATTTACAGTCGACGCAGGAAGTGAGAATCTGTTTTTTGTTTCCCCACTAACAATTTATCACATTATTGATAAAGATAGTCCTTTTTTTGAGATGTCTGCCGAGACTTTACTGCAGCATGACTTTGAACTAGTGGTCTTCCTTGATGGAACTGTCGAGTCCACAAGTGCTACCTGCCAAGTTCGTACATCCTTCATTCCAGATGAAGTGCTCTGGGGATACCGTTTTGCACCTCTTGTGTCCAAGACCAAGGAAGGCAAATATCGTGTGGATTTCTCCAACTTCAGCAAGACTTTGGAGGTAGAAACACCCCATTGTGCCTTTTGTCTTCAAAATGAGAAAGATGCcagggaaaaaagcaaaaaaggatATGATAATCCAGGATTTGCCCTGTCAGAACCACCAGAAACCATTGACACTAAAATGTAG